In the genome of Fusobacterium necrogenes, one region contains:
- a CDS encoding MarR family winged helix-turn-helix transcriptional regulator translates to MTENISKVNEILEDFYKLFYKTEDMALKRGIKCLTHTELHLIEAIGEQSLTMNELADKIGITMGTATVAVSKLTEKGFIARVRSNSDRRKVYVSLTDKGSKALTYHNNYHKMIMSSITENIADKDLSHFIEIFELILGALEQKTDYFRPLTIVDFNVGEKVSIVEIKGTPIVQNYFAGHGIENFSIVEIMKTSSNENFVIKAPTGEIIELDILDAKNLIGIKAD, encoded by the coding sequence AGTAAAGTAAATGAAATATTAGAGGATTTTTACAAACTATTTTATAAAACTGAAGATATGGCTCTTAAAAGAGGAATTAAGTGTTTAACACACACAGAATTGCATTTAATAGAAGCTATTGGTGAGCAATCTCTTACTATGAATGAGTTAGCTGATAAAATTGGAATAACTATGGGAACTGCTACAGTAGCAGTATCTAAGCTTACTGAAAAAGGATTTATAGCTAGAGTTCGTTCTAATTCTGATAGAAGAAAAGTATATGTATCTTTAACAGATAAAGGAAGTAAAGCTCTTACTTACCATAATAATTATCACAAAATGATAATGTCCAGTATTACAGAAAATATTGCTGATAAAGATTTAAGTCATTTTATTGAAATTTTTGAACTTATCTTAGGTGCATTAGAACAAAAAACTGATTATTTTAGACCACTTACAATTGTAGATTTTAATGTAGGAGAGAAAGTTTCTATTGTCGAAATAAAAGGAACTCCTATCGTTCAAAACTATTTTGCTGGGCATGGAATAGAAAATTTTAGTATAGTTGAAATAATGAAAACTTCTTCAAATGAAAATTTTGTAATAAAAGCACCTACTGGTGAAATAATTGAATTAGATATCCTAGATGCTAAAAATTTAATAGGAATTAAAGCTGACTAA
- a CDS encoding Rqc2 family fibronectin-binding protein, whose product MFYIDGISLNKIKEELKSNLYEKKINKITKNTETSLSIYFGKIELVFSCNPSFPICYITNSKEGVLENNTGIVANMRKHLLNAMLIDVVQLGFDRILQFKFSKINELGEIKNYSIYFEIMGKYSNFILTDGNNKIIDLLKRFSLEQNRLRAMFPGILYEQPIIEKKISPLEVDNDSFNSFLKKGTLLKNIEGIGKLLLQNIDSFENFKTILEKKISPKIYLNNQKIVLATVLNIIPLSKYDEILKFNSFREIINYYISSQNLSSTFETLKKQLLDNILKRIKKTEKVLNVLAKEKEEKADYEKYKEKGDILASCIYNVKKGMPFVETYDFYNDTIIKIPLDPQKTPQENLEKIYKKYNKLKRGLEVNAKRIVEINEDLNYLNSINLFIETSNDISNLKIIHEELISQGYIKIQNKKEKNKKQNKEIGYGIIEGKNYRILFGRNNTENDNLTFKVADKYDIWLHAKNIPGSHVIIQCDELNDELLMKGAEIAAYYSKGFTGDKISIDYTQKRYINKPKGAKPGFVTYVNEKNILVVKPERV is encoded by the coding sequence ATGTTCTATATTGATGGAATATCTTTAAATAAAATAAAAGAGGAATTAAAATCGAATCTTTATGAAAAAAAGATAAACAAAATTACTAAAAATACTGAAACTTCTCTATCAATATACTTTGGAAAAATAGAGTTAGTTTTCTCTTGTAACCCATCTTTTCCTATCTGTTATATTACAAATTCTAAAGAGGGAGTTTTAGAAAATAACACTGGAATAGTAGCTAACATGAGAAAACATCTACTCAATGCTATGCTAATAGATGTAGTCCAACTTGGATTCGATAGAATATTACAGTTTAAGTTTTCTAAGATAAATGAGTTAGGTGAAATAAAAAACTATAGTATCTACTTTGAAATAATGGGAAAATACTCTAATTTTATTCTTACTGATGGAAACAACAAAATTATTGATTTATTAAAAAGATTTTCATTAGAGCAAAATAGGTTAAGAGCTATGTTTCCAGGAATTCTTTATGAACAACCTATAATTGAAAAAAAAATATCCCCCTTAGAAGTAGATAATGACAGCTTCAATTCATTTTTAAAAAAAGGAACTTTATTAAAAAATATAGAAGGAATTGGAAAATTACTTTTACAAAATATTGATTCTTTTGAAAATTTTAAAACTATTTTAGAGAAAAAAATATCCCCAAAGATATATTTAAATAATCAAAAAATAGTTTTAGCAACTGTGTTGAATATAATTCCATTGTCTAAATATGACGAAATTTTAAAATTTAATTCATTTAGAGAGATTATAAATTACTATATTTCATCGCAAAACTTATCTAGTACCTTTGAAACTTTAAAAAAACAATTGCTTGATAATATTCTAAAAAGAATAAAAAAAACTGAAAAAGTATTAAATGTACTTGCCAAAGAGAAAGAGGAAAAAGCTGACTATGAAAAATATAAGGAGAAAGGAGATATATTAGCTTCTTGTATCTATAACGTAAAAAAAGGTATGCCATTTGTAGAAACTTACGATTTTTATAATGATACTATAATAAAAATTCCTCTTGATCCACAAAAGACTCCTCAAGAAAATCTTGAAAAAATATATAAGAAGTATAATAAATTAAAAAGAGGCCTTGAAGTTAATGCTAAAAGAATTGTAGAGATTAATGAAGATTTAAATTATCTAAATAGTATTAATCTTTTTATTGAAACTAGTAATGATATAAGCAATTTAAAAATTATACATGAAGAGCTCATTTCTCAAGGATATATAAAAATCCAAAATAAAAAGGAGAAAAATAAAAAGCAAAATAAAGAGATAGGTTATGGTATCATTGAAGGGAAAAATTATAGAATTCTTTTTGGTAGAAATAATACTGAAAACGATAATCTTACTTTTAAAGTAGCTGATAAATACGATATTTGGTTACATGCTAAAAATATTCCTGGTTCTCATGTTATTATTCAATGTGATGAACTAAATGATGAACTACTTATGAAAGGAGCAGAGATAGCTGCTTATTATAGTAAGGGATTTACTGGAGATAAGATAAGTATAGATTATACTCAAAAGAGATATATTAACAAACCTAAGGGAGCTAAGCCTGGATTTGTTACATATGTAAATGAGAAAAATATCTTAGTTGTAAAACCAGAAAGAGTATAG